From a region of the Spirochaetota bacterium genome:
- a CDS encoding 1,4-dihydroxy-6-naphthoate synthase, whose product MLSLAFSSCPNDTFIFHALVHKLIDTRGLEFNVYIDDVETLNHAALNQQYDITKLSFHGFLYAQKDYELLDAGAALGFGCGPLVVIKKGLKDIINATVATPGQYTTAHLLFRLRFGSLNDIIHVRFDEILPGIDSGRFDAGVIIHEGRFIYHNYNCDVLIDLGKWWEDITGLPIPLGCIAIHKRHSSLKPVMEELIRNSIQYAWNNPHASREYIRSLAQELDNTVLQQHIDLYVNDYSISLKDTGMKALQTLKEMAQCQNLL is encoded by the coding sequence ATGCTATCGCTTGCTTTTTCATCATGTCCAAACGATACCTTTATATTCCACGCCCTTGTTCATAAATTAATTGATACACGTGGTCTTGAATTTAATGTGTATATTGATGATGTTGAAACACTCAATCACGCAGCACTCAACCAACAATACGACATTACTAAACTTTCATTTCACGGATTTTTATACGCACAAAAGGATTATGAGCTTTTAGATGCCGGAGCAGCGCTTGGATTTGGATGTGGCCCGCTGGTGGTTATTAAAAAAGGCCTTAAAGATATAATAAACGCAACAGTAGCAACACCAGGTCAGTACACTACCGCACACCTTTTGTTCAGGTTGCGTTTTGGTTCACTGAATGACATTATTCATGTGAGATTTGATGAAATCCTGCCAGGCATTGATAGCGGACGTTTTGATGCAGGAGTTATCATCCACGAAGGCCGTTTTATCTACCATAATTATAATTGCGATGTGCTTATTGATCTTGGCAAATGGTGGGAAGATATAACGGGGCTACCCATTCCACTGGGGTGTATTGCAATCCACAAACGCCATTCTTCCCTTAAACCAGTAATGGAAGAGCTTATCCGCAATTCAATTCAGTATGCCTGGAATAATCCACATGCATCAAGAGAATATATACGCTCACTGGCACAGGAGCTTGACAACACAGTACTGCAGCAGCATATTGATCTTTATGTCAATGATTATAGCATCTCACTGAAAGATACAGGAATGAAAGCATTACAAACTTTAAAGGAAATGGCACAATGTCAAAACCTGCTGTAG